In the genome of Pelodiscus sinensis isolate JC-2024 chromosome 3, ASM4963464v1, whole genome shotgun sequence, one region contains:
- the LOC142827527 gene encoding taste receptor type 2 member 7-like produces the protein MELIVGMIANGLMVVVNCLEWIRSRNLSYCDMILTSLGISRFFLQCMIIINSAVYQMFSEDNAFLALMGTINFVSNFVNTLSLWFATWLSVFYCAKIANFSQPLFFWLKCKILGLMPQLLMGTLLVSFVTSLPSVNSVNRKYINNSVTYLSGNTTGEWTYYANFSSGLFVLYMLSHSFPFIIFIVSSALLIMSLWRHTKRMEKNTGRCRDTVTQVHVRAIQGQLSFIFFHITYFVAQVILFTGLFSNSLSNAMWCIAIMVAYPAGHSVILVLSNPKLKKVAMRALHCARCRLRDEVS, from the coding sequence ATGGAGCTCATTGTAGGGATGATAGCAAACGGACTGATGGTTGTTGTGAATTGCCTAGAGTGGATCAGAAGCAGAAATCTGAGCTATTGTGACATGATCCTGACTAGCTTGGGTATCTCCAGATTTTTCTTACAGTGCATGATAATCATTAATAGTGCCGTCTATCAAATGTTTTCTGAGGACAATGCATTTCTTGCTTTGATGGGAACCATCAATTTTGTCTCAAATTTTGTAAATACTCTCAGTCTCTGGTTCGCCACCTGGTTGAGTGTCTTCTACTGTGCAAAGATCGCCAACTTCAGCCAACCTCTCTTCTTCTGGCTAAAGTGTAAAATATTGGGGTTAATGCCACAGCTACTCATGGGAACCCTTCTGGTCTCCTTTGTCACCAGTCTTCCTTCAGTCAATTCCGTAAATAGAAAGTACATAAACAATTCAGTGACTTATCTATCAGGAAACACCACAGGGGAGTGGACATACTACGCTAACTTTTCTTCTGGACTTTTCGTTTTGTACATGCTTAGCCATTCCTTTCCCTTCATTATATTTATTGTTTCCTCTGCACTGTTAATCATGTCTCTGTGGAGACACACCAAAAGGATGGAAAAAAACACGGGCCGCTGCAGGGACACTGTTACTCAGGTTCATGTTAGAGCAATTCAAGGACagctttcttttattttcttccacatTACTTATTTTGTGGCACAAGTAATATTATTCACGGGATTATTTTCCAACAGCCTCTCCAACGCGATGTGGTGTATTGCGATAATGGTTGCTTATCCCGCTGGGCATTCTGTTATCCTAGTTCTAAGTAATCCCAAACTGAAGAAGGTAGCAATGAGGGCTTTacattgtgccaggtgcaggctgagAGATGAGGTTTCATAA
- the LOC106731583 gene encoding taste receptor type 2 member 7-like, producing MELIVGMIANGLIVVVNCLEWIRSRNLSYCDMILTSLGISRLFFQCMIIINTTIYQISSEDNARLDLLRTLDFLWSFTNTLSLWFASLLSVFYCAKIANFSQPIFLCLKWRLLGLMPQLLMGTFLVSFVTSLSSVYSIDRKYINNSMTNLPGNTTGEWTYYTNFSSGLFILYMLCHSFPFIIFIVSSALLIMSLWRHTKRMEKTTGSCRDTVTQVHVRAIQGQLSFIIFHISYFVAQVILFTELFANSLSTSVWCGVIMVAYPSVHSVILVLGNPKLKKVAMRALHCARCRPSDEVS from the coding sequence ATGGAGCTCATTGTAGGGATGATAGCAAACGGACTGATAGTGGTTGTGAATTGCCTAGAGTGGATCAGAAGCAGAAATCTGAGCTATTGTGACATGATCCTGACTAGCTTGGGTATCTCCAGATTGTTCTTTCAGTGCATGATAATCATTAATACTACCATCTATCAAATATCTTCAGAGGATAATGCACGTCTTGATTTGCTGAGAACCCTGGATTTTCTCTGGAGTTTTACAAATACTCTCAGTCTCTGGTTTGCCTCCTTGTTGAGTGTCTTCTACTGTGCAAAGATTGCCAATTTCAGCCAACCCATCTTCCTCTGCCTGAAGTGGAGGCTACTAGGGCTAATGCCACAGCTACTCATGGGAACCTTTCTGGTCTCCTTTGTCACCAGTCTCTCTTCAGTTTATTCCATTGATCGGAAGTACATAAACAATTCAATGACTAATCTACCAGGAAACACCACAGGGGAGTGGACATACTACACTAACTTTTCTTCTGGACTTTTCATTTTGTACATGCTTTGCCATTCCTTTCCCTTCATTATATTTATTGTTTCCTCTGCACTGTTAATCATGTCTCTGTGGAGACACACTAAAAGGATGGAAAAAaccacaggcagctgcagggacactGTTACCCAGGTTCATGTCAGAGCAATTCAAGGACAGCTCTCTTTCATTATCTTCCACATTTCTTATTTTGTTGCACAGGTAATATTATTCACAGAATTATTTGCCAACAGTCTCTCCACctcggtgtggtgtggtgtgataATGGTGGCTTATCCCTCTGTGCACTCTGTTATCCTAGTTCTGGGTAATCCCAAACTGAAGAAGGTAGCAATGAGGGCTTTacattgtgccaggtgcaggccgAGCGATGAGGTTTCATAA
- the LOC142827704 gene encoding taste receptor type 2 member 7-like, whose translation MQRNMFSFITSLIILGMELIVGMIANGLMVVVNCLEWIRSRNLTCCDMILTSLGISRFFLQCMIIINTTIYQISSEDNVHLDLMRTLDFLWSFTSTLSLWFASLLSVFYCAKIANFSQTVFLCVKGRLLGLIPQLLMGTFLVSFVTSLSAVYSIDRKYINNSVINLSGKTTGEWTFYTNFSSGLFILYMLNHSFPFIIFIVSSALLITSLWRHTKRMGKTTGSCRDTVTQVHVRAIQGQFSFIIFHISYFVAQVILFTGFFAKSLSNSMWCLVIMVAYTSGHSVILVLGNSKLKKVALRALHCARCRLRNEVS comes from the coding sequence ATGCAGAGAAACATGTTTTCTTTCATTACTTCTTTGATCATTTTAGGAATGGAGCTCATTGTAGGGATGATAGCAAATGGACTGATGGTTGTTGTGAATTGCCTAGAGTGGATCAGAAGCAGAAATCTGACCTGTTGTGACATGATACTGACTAGCTTGGGTATCTCCAGATTTTTCTTACAGTGCATGATAATCATTAATACTACCATCTATCAAATATCTTCAGAGGATAATGTACATCTTGATTTGATGAGAACCCTGGATTTTCTCTGGAGTTTTACAAGTACTCTCAGTCTCTGGTTTGCCTCCTTGTTGAGTGTTTTCTACTGTGCAAAGATTGCCAACTTCAGCCAAACCGTCTTCCTCTGTGTGAAGGGGAGACTACTAGGACTAATACCACAACTACTCATGGGAACCTTTCTGGTTTCCTTTGTCACCAGTCTCTCTGCAGTCTATTCCATAGATAGGAAGTACATAAACAATTCAGTGATTAATCTCTCAGGAAAAACCACAGGGGAGTGGACATTCTACACTAACTTTTCTTCTGGACTTTTCATTTTGTACATGCTTAACCATTCATTTCCCTTCATTATATTTATTGTCTCCTCTGCACTGTTAATCACGTCTCTGTGGAGACACACCAAAAGGATGGGAAAAaccacaggcagctgcagggacactGTTACCCAGGTTCATGTCAGAGCAATTCAAGGACAATTCTCTTTCATTATCTTCCACATTTCTTATTTTGTTGCACAGGTAATATTATTCACAGGATTCTTCGCCAAAAGCCTCTCCAACTCGATGTGGTGTCTTGTGATAATGGTGGCTTATACCTCTGGGCACTCTGTTATTCTAGTTCTGGGTAATTCCAAACTGAAGAAGGTAGCACTGAGGGCTTTacattgtgccaggtgcaggctgagAAATGAGGTTTCATAA